From the Streptococcus sanguinis genome, the window TTATTGGTAAGAAAAGCAGCGAGCGAAAGGCAGCCTATGAGCGAGCCAAGGAGTTAATGGCTCTGACTGGCATTAAGGACATTGCTCACCGCTCTATCCATCAGGTATCGGGCGGCCAGCTCCAGCGAGCCGGCATCTGCCGGGCTCTCATGAACCAGCCTCGAATCATTTTTGCTGACGAGCCGACAGGAGCGCTCAACTCTCAGGCTGGCCGTCAAGCTATGGAGCTCATGCAGCACTTCCACCAGCAGGGTGCAAGCATTCTCCTAGTGACGCATGATGCCATTGTGGCTACCTATGCAGACAAGGTTCTGCTCATTTTAGATGGCAAGATAAAAAAAGAAATTCTCTTTGCCCCAGCTACTAATCAAGATGATCGGCGCCAGCTGCTCTTGGCGGAGCTCAATCAGATTGGTATATAAGACAAGAGGCACTTTGACAGAATGCCGGGGTCTCCTTTTTATGATATAATAGGATGAATACTGACAAACAAGGATGAAACTATGACACCGCAAGAATTTTACCAGCTCTTAGCCCAGCAGGGAATCGAGCTGACCGACCGCCAGAAAGACCAGTTTGAGCGTTATTTTGAACTCTTGGTCGAATGGAATGAAAAAATCAATCTGACAGCTATCACCGAGAAAAATGAAGTCTATCTCAAGCATTTCTATGATTCAATTGCGCCCGTTTTGCAAGGCCTGATTGATAATCAAGAGCTTAAGCTGCTGGATATCGGAGCCGGTGCTGGCTTTCCTAGCCTCCCTATGAAAATCATCTGTCCTCAGCTGGATGTGACTATCATTGACTCGCTCAACAAACGAATCAACTTCCTCAAACTGCTGGCTGAAGAGCTTAGCCTAGACAAGGTACATTTCTACCACGGCCGCGCAGAAGACTTTGCTCAGGACAAGGCCTTTCGAGCCCAATTTGACCTGGTCACTGCCCGTGCAGTCGCTCGAATGCAAGTTCTGTCTGAGCTAACCATTCCCTATCTAAAAGTTGGCGGGAAGCTCTTGGCTCTCAAAGCTTCCAATGCTCCAGAGGAACTGGAAGAAGCAAAAAATGCCCTCAATTTACTCTTTAGCAAGGTCCAAGACAACCTCAGCTATGCCCTACCAAACGGCGATCCCCGCTTTATCACAGTGGTAGAAAAGAAGAAAGAAACCCCCAATAAATACCCCCGCAAAGCCGGTATGCCAAATAAAAGACCGTTATAAGAAAAAAATCAGGCAAGGCTTGCCTGGTTTTTTATGTAACCGACTAGAAGTTCAATGTAGAAAAGAGGGGCTGCAAGGCTATATCAAGTATAAAAAGACGCTTACTTACTGTCCTGTTCCTCTAGTTTTAAAACATTGGTAAATTCTTCATAAGAATTGACCACATGATCTTGACCGTCTTTTGTGATATTACCATAAACAGTTAAGTTATCAAATAGTTGCTTATCTTTCGGTATTAAAAGACTGTAAATGTCTGACAGCAGTTTAGGATCTGTCTTATCCGTCAAAAGATATAATTGACCGCCTTGCTTCGTCATCAAATCGTAAGCTTTAGGGTATTCGACCTTTAGGCGCCAATCAGAAGATTGTTTAATAACTGAATTTGGGAAAGAGATAGATGAGAATATATTATCAATAGGCTCTTTATAATATGTTTTTAAACTTGTAGAATTACTAATAATATCAGTTCGCTTATCTTTTGGAATTTCGACATCTTTCGGAACATCCTCTATTTTTCCTGTCGCCATATTAAACAAAACTATACGGCCACTTCCGCCTCCAACCTTTTCTAACTCCACTGTTCGATATTCTTGATTATCATAACTAAAGAAAGCCGAATAAGTCGCAAAAGGTACATAACTATCATCATATTCTCGAATCGCTTCAAGTAAATCATATTCCTTACGAGATAACTTATTCGTACTAATATCGTAGACCTGTATTTTCCAAAACTCCCCCCAACTTAAATCTTTCAGATTAAAATCAGGATCATGAAATTGGCGAACAAATTGATAGCTGTCCGTTGAAAGATAGTGCTTTCCATAAACCACTGCGCCAAATCCTAATGCCTGTCCTTCGCCACTGTTATTATCTGGGACTTTTGAGTCAATAATTTGGGAATTTGCTTTTTTCCATGAAATAACTAAGCCTTGTTTGTTTGCAATAAATTCGTAAGCTCGTGGTTCAATTGCATAGTTTCTTTCTTTATAACGATTATATGTAAAATATCGATACGCATCGTAAGCACCGACTAAAGACAAAACAACTACGAGCGCTGCTATAAATTTCCATTTTTTCTTCATATTACTCCTTCCCTTTCAGCATGTAAGTCTCAAAAAGCTCCTAAAATAGTATCTAAATAGAAGATACTTTAGGGAACCGTACATTCATAAGAAACATGCTTACATCCTACCTCCACGGATTGTAAAAGCGACCGTGATTGACTGCGAAGAGGGCAAAGCAGAGCAATAGAAAGGTGACTGCCAGTGTCAGCACCAGCATATCTCGTCTGCTTAGAGCCTGATAGGTATACCAGGTGCGTTTTTTATTTTTTCCGAAACGGCGCAGCTCCATGGCCGTGGCAATGGTATTGATGCGCTCTAGTGAGCTGAAAATCAGCGGAATGATAATCTGCAAATTTCCCTTCACGCGCTGAGACAGTTTGGCTTTCTTGGATAATTCCTGACCACGCGCTTCCTGAGACATCCGGATCAGGAAAAATTCTTCCTGCAAATCTGGAATATAGCGGAGCGTCAGACTGACCGCGTAAGCAATTTTATAGGAAATACCAAGCTGATGAAGGCTGGAAGCAAACTGACTGGGATGGGTTGTTATGAGGAAAATCACTGCCAGAGGAATGGTCGAAACATACTTGAGCAGGAGATTAAAGAGGTAGAACAGCTCCTGAGCTGTTAGATTATAAGCTCCCCATCCGGTCCAGAGGACATCTTTGGCCCCGTAGATATCGATACCATACTGAGGCGCAAAAAGATAGACCATCACTAAGTTAAGAGCAGCAAAGGATGCCGCAAAGACTAAAACAAATGAAATGTCTCGGATGCGGATACGGGACAGCCGAAAGAGGCAGAGGGACAGCAGGGCTAGCCCCAGCAAAAAGCGAGTATCATAGCTGATCATGGCTGCCACTGATACCAGAACGAAGAACAGCATCTTGCTGGCACCGGACAAACCATGAAGAAACGTCTCGCCTGCATGGTAGCCGATTAATTTTCGCTGATTAAGCATGCTTGTCCTCCTTTTCTCGCATATAAAACTCGGTCAAAGCCAGAGGGTCGGCACCAATCTTCTCAGCCAGAGCAAAGATTGACGTTTCTTTTAGATGAGCCGCCGAAATCAACTCTTGATCTGTCAGCACCTGAGCAGGCGCCTTATCGGCTAAAATCTGACCATCCACCACAACCACTGCCCGATCTGAGTAATCCAGCATCAGCTGCATATCATGGGTAATCATGATAATCGTATGTCCCTGCTGGTTGAGCTCGTCTAGAAAGTCCATCATCTCTGTATAATGGCGCTGGTCCTGGCCAGCTGTTGGTTCATCCAAGAGGATAATCTCCGGATTCAGCACCAAGATAGATGCAATGGTCACCCGTTTCTTCTGGCCGAAAGACAGGGCCGAAATCGGCCAACTACGGAATTCATAGAGTCCGCACGTTTTAAGAGCCGCATGGACCCGCTCTTCGATTTCCGCTTCTGCCAGTCCACGCAGGCGCAATCCTAAAGCGACTTCATCAAAAATCATGGCTGCCGAAATCATCTGATTGGGATTCTGCAGGACATAGCCAATCCGCTCAGCTCGCTCCTTGATGGAGTCTCCTTTGATGTCCTGCCCCTGCCAGCTATAGTTCCCCTCAGTCTCGATAAACTGACAGAGGGCCTTGGCCAGAGTGGATTTGCCAGCTCCATTTTTACCAACGATAGCTATCCGCTCACCCTTGAAAATCTTCAGGCTCATATCCTGTAATATAGGCTTGCCGCCGCTCTGGTAAGCAAAGGAAACGTGCTCCAGTTCCAGTAAGGGCTCCTGAGACTCTTTGTCAGAATCAGACCAATCCCTGCCCTCAAAGATCACATCTGCCAGCTGCAGCTGTTCCAAGCGGGATAAGTCCTCAGTCTTTTCCACATCAACACCCAGCTGGCGTAGAGTGGTAATGTAGAGCGGCTCGCGAATACCATTTTCAGCTAGCAGTTGGGTCCTGAGCAGGTCATCCGGCTGTCCATTAAAGAGAATGCGTCCGTCATTGACAAGCACTAGTCTGTCTACCGGTCTGTAAAGAACATCTTCCAAACGATGCTCGATAATCAGAGTCGTCGTTGCCGTCTCCCGATGAAGCTGGTCAATCAAATCAATGGTATCCTGACCCGACTTGGGATCCAGATTGGCCAAGGGCTCGTCAAAAAGCAGAATAGGACTCTCGTCAATCAAAACCCCAGCCAGACTGACGCGCTGCTTTTGACCGCCTGATAGATCCTGGGGCCGATGCTGCAAAAGCTCCGATAAATCCAGCTTCTCTGACCAAGTTCGGACTTTTTCGCACATAAGCGACAGCTCCATCACGTCATTTTCCAGCGCAAAGGCCAGATCTTCTGCTACACTAAGCCCGATAAACTGGCCATCCGTATCCTGCAAGACCGTGCTGACTAGATTGGACTTATCATAAATACTGGTTTCAAAGGCTGGATGCCCCTTAATCAAGAGCTGACCGCTGGCCTCTCCTTTATAAATATTGGGGATAATCCCATTGAGACACTGGCCCAGCGTTGACTTACCAGAGCCAGACGGACCGACAATTAGAACCTTCTCTCCTTCGTAAATAGTCAGATTGATCTGCTTCAGTGTCGGCTCAGACTGGGCCTGATATTGAAAGCTAAAGTCTTCAAATTGGATAATTGGTTTTTTCATCTTATTTCTCTATAGTGCCAGAGCGATTTGAATCGCTAGATTGGCAATCTTATCTTTTTCGTCTAAGCCTGCATGATTGGCAAGGTTGCGCATATCCCAAGCTTCCTCAGACAAGTGGTCGGCTGCGTAGAAGAACTGGCAGACGGTTATCTCTCGAAAAGCTGCCAAAGCCGCTACAGCTGAGCATTCCATATCCACACAGATCGCTCCCTCAGCCTTTCTCTGGCGGAGTTTAGCTGGCGTCTCACGGTAAATGCCGTCTGTCGTCCAGACCTTGCCCTTGCTATGGGAAATACCGCGCTCATCCAGAAAAGCTGTCAGAGAATCTTTCAAGCCAAGATTAACTTCCTGCTCACGGCTAGCTGGCTGGTAGTGATAGCTAGTCCCCTCATCACGCAGGGCCTCCGTCGGGATAATGACGGACGTTTCCTTAATCTCCTCATCCAAGATGCCACAAGTACCGAAAAGCACCAGCTTTTTCATGCCAAAAGCAATCAGGTCTTCCAGAATAGCCACACAGGCCGAAGCTCCAACAGGTGCATTGAAGAGAGCCAGTTCCCGGCCATCCACGAAAATACGATAGATAGGAATTTCAATATTTGCCATGCTAGTCGTCGTAATCAGCTCATGTTCAAAATCCGCCAACATCCGCGCAAAAGTCTCTCTGGCAAAGCAGGAAACGGCCGTCTCAGGAAACCCTTCTATGAACTCATTCAAGTCCTCTGGATTGATGATGGCCTTGCGACTTTGGTCAAATTCTTCAAGTATCATAGGCTTGCTCTCTTACCCCTTTCTTCCTGATGAAACAGCCAGCAGAACTCTGCTAACTTCATCTTACCATTGTATCATAAAAAGGCGGTCTGCTGAACGCTGCCTGCATATTTTCTAGATAGCAATAGCTATAGGCAGACTTTATAGCGAGGATTGCAGTGAGTGTATTTCAAAGCTTAACCCACAAAAAAGACTGGGAGTATTTCCCAATCTCATTTTACATACAGGCGGTAGCAGCAGTAGACAAAGAGTAGATTTTCCTAGCGCTAAAACTTCGGTTCTCCATCGGGAAGTTGATTCAAAATGGCTTCCAGTTCCAGTCGACTAAGTGGCTGAATCCGAATCTGACTAGAATCCAGATAGGTGCGGTGAGTGTCTGGAATCTTCTCCAAAAAAGCTTTTAAATCCTTTGTTGTCAAGTATTTATAGCCCTGCGGACTGCTGGCATCCTCTATCAGGATATGAAGATGCCATTTCATGTCTTGACTAGCACCGCTCTCAATCATCTCTTTAACCAAGTAGCCCTTGGGCATGGGCTGAGTCGGAAGGACTGTCTCCACTCCTTCTGCCAGAACATAAGAACCTAGGTATTTCCCGCCCTGATCCTTATAATACTTAGGAGTAGAAAATTGACTCTGGACCTGCTGCATCTCGGCCATCTGTCTGCCGAACTCCTCCACAGGATCTTCAACTTTGAATAGTTCCAGAAGTTTTTCCTGCGACATATACAAATCATGAGCATAGCCTTCGAAAACATGCATAGGCGCAGCTGCAACTCTGGCATCATTCAGACCATAGAGAATATCCGCTTCAAAATCAATATTAAAAATCCCGTCAGCAGTGTAAGTCGTGCCGTATTCATCGACAATATCCTGCTTCATCTTCTGAGCCAAACGACTCATGAAGAGAATAGCCCCTTTCCAGTCGCCTACCGTCGATGGTGTCAAGACGCGAATCTGGTAGGTTTCCCGGTCTGACAGATAATAAACTTCAAACCCACGGCCTGCTCCTTCCCAATAGACAGCCAGAAAAGTTCCGACCTGATCCAAGGATTGATAAGCCTTATCTCCCTCGAGACCTACGACCTCCAGCCCTTCTACTAGGGAAACCAAAGACAAGGGTGTTTCGACCGCCTTATAGCTAAACAGGCCCTTTCGGTTCTGAATGTAAAAAGAAATACTCATACCATGCTCCTTTCTAACTACAAAAGCCTTTCAAAAAGCGAGAAAATGCAAAATCAAAACTCAATACTGGTACAAACTAGCTTTTCTCCAAGACTTTTAAAGATAAACTTCATTCGCAAAACGGACTCTGGTATTAGTATAACATTTTTGTAAGAAAAAGACGAAAAAACCTGTATCCATGAAGATACTTTTCGATTGAAAGCTTCATCAATACAGATTCTAAGAATATATTTGAATTTTATAAAAAGGTAATGAATAAACTTCTAAGAAAGCAAAACTCATTCTGAGTACTTCTTACTTTTTATCCTGCTGCGTCAGCTCCTGATTATAGGACAAGGCTAGCTCGATCCAGTAAGACAGTTCCTTTTGTCCCTCGACATCTAAATCAATATAACCATGATAAAGCCTGCCTTTCATCACTGTGACACTGGCACCATTTTTAGGCAGAACCTGCTTTTCCAGTTCCTTACCGATGCGTACCATGACGAGCTCTTGACTTCTCGAACTAACAGTAACGGTCATCTTACCACGGACCATAAAAGCCAAACCACCAAACATCTTCTTCTCTTCCACCTCTTCTTCAAAAACATGAGGAGGAAGTTCAGTAGCTAAAATGGCACGGACTTGCTGGGCTAGGGATTCACTATAAGCCATCCTTCTACCTCATTTCATCACATCCCAGCCGATACCAAAACGGTCAATCAAGCGGCCATAAAACTCTGCGAAAGCTTGTTCCTCTAAAGGATAGAGAATTTGCCCACCTTCAGCAAGCTTGGCAAAGATCTCATCGGCTTCTTCTCTACTGTCTGGGTTCAGAACCAACCATTGATTGGGCTGGTGATTGCTAGGAATAGATAGGTCGTTAAAAATGCCTACATCCTCACCATTCAGGGTTAAGTTTTCCGTATCTAAGGCAATCCAGGCAACCTTATCCCGTTTTTCTGCAAGAAGATCTGCTGGATCCATCATCTCACTGGCTCGGACAAGTCCCTTTATCTCTGTCTGAAAAAGATCTGCATAGAAACGAAAAGCTTCTTCGGCCTGACCATTAAAACTTAAAAACACGTCTAATTTCATTATTGTTCCTCCAATTTTTTATATCTGAGAATAAATCTCTAGTATCAGTTTATCAATTAGGATAAAAATTTTCTTATTCTCAATTGCGCTTGTTTGGCTAGGGAACGCATGATTAAAACTGGAAGATTAACTGTAATAGGTGGATCGCTGGGCAAGGGCCTGCGCATACTGATTTCCTCCTGATAGATGCTATCGCCTGAAAAAGTGAGAGGCTCATCGCTCCCCCAGCGAAAGTTATGCTTCAAGACATAGTTTTTAGTTAGGCGTAAATCCTCCAGCAATTCACAGGCCAAAAGATAGTAGTGGCCATCGGGTACATTTTCAAAAGTAAACTGTCTCTCCTGACTCAGTGCTACTCCGATAATCGGCTCTTCTTTGGGAATGCGGGTTTTAAAAAGCCCGACACAGCTAATGCGTGGTTCATAGCCCTCAGGATAAGATAACGCCACAGTCAAGCGATTGCCACTTTTGTGGTCAGGATCCTGATGCAATAAAGCTCCCTTCTCATCCAGCTGTTTGACCATAAAATCATAAGCCTTGGTTGATTCCTGATAATATTTTTTAGGCGAAAGTCCAGTATGCCGCTTAAAAGTATTAGAAAAACTGCCTAGACTATCATAACCAGCTTCCATAGAGGTCTCAGTCACATTTTGCCGACCTTCCACAATTTCCTGAATCCCTTTTTCCATCTTAAGAGCTTCCACATATTGCTTGATAGAAAAGCCCATCTTTTTCTTGAAAGTTCTGGATAGATGGGAAGGACTATAATGGAAATACTGAGCCAAATCGGTCAGACTCAGCTCTTGATCTGTATGCTGACGTAGATAGGCCGCCACTTCTTCCATGATAGCTTTAGACATAGACTTGCTCCTTTCCCATTTATTTAAGCCCATTATATCACATCAAAAAGAAAGGACAAAAAATCAGAACTGTGGAAAGAAAACCAGAAATCAAGTGATAATCCGCGAGATGTCCCAAGAATCGGCGGAAATAGTCTGCTTTCCCAAATCCCTATCCAACAGTCCTTTTATCTGTAGGTAAATGATGAAAAAAACTTTAGACGCTTGAATCGTCTAAAGTTTTTAGTCCTTCTTAGGAATTTACAAACTTGCCTTACCATCAAAAATAGTCAGCTTATGCAAATTTTCCATGCCTGCAATAATGGGTCTAGCTTTTACAATGAGATTTTGAAAAACTGCCAAAGTCAGACTATCATTGTGAGCCTGCTCGCTCTCCCAAACTTCATAAATATAGATGCTGTTGGGTTCGTCTGCTTTCTCTCCTAAGATATAGCAGAAACAAGTATCAAGATTTTGCATTTCTTTGACAACTTCTTGCATATAAGCAGCAAGTTCCTGCGCCTTTCCTTCTTTGGCAATTAATTTACCATAAACGCAAAATTTTTCCATTAAGATTTCTCATTATTACTGAGCCACCAGTGTTTCCAAGTTTTCTCCAATCGCAGCCAAACGTTCCATCACTTCTGCCTGGCTCAAGCCGTTTTCAGCCACATAGCGGTTGCGAGGGTGAACACGGCATTCATGAGAACAGCCACGGAGGTACTTGTCTTCATTTTCTTCTGAAGTCAGGATGCGGCGGTTACACTCTGGATTGCCACAGTTGACATAGCGCTCGCAAGGAGTACCGTCAAACCAGTCTTTCCCAATCACAACTGGATTGACATGGTTGATATCAACAGAGATACGCTCATCAAAGACATACATCTTACCATCCCAAAGCTCACCTTGAACTTCTGGATCCTTGCCGTAAGTCGCAATACCGCCATGAAGCTGACCGACATCCTTATATCCTTCACGGACCATCCAGCCTGAGAATTTCTCGCAGCGAACACCACCGGTACAGTAAACAACCACGCGCTTGTCCATGAATTTATCTTTGTTATCACGAACCCATTGTGGCAACTCACGGAAGTTGCGAATGTCTGGACGAATGGCTCCGCGGAAGTGACCCAGATCGTACTCATAGTCGTTACGAGTGTCTAAGACAACAGTGTCTTCGTCCAAAAGGGCTTCCTTAAATTCCTTAGGTGATAGGTAAGCTCCTGTCGTTTCCAGCGGGTTGATGTCATTATCAAAATCATTGTCTTCCAAGCCCAAGTGCACAATTTCTTTCTTGTAGCGAACAAACATTTTCTTGAAAGCTTGCTCATTTTCTTCGTCAATCTTGAACCAAAGGTCCTCCATACCCGGAAGGCTGTGCACATAATCCATGTATTTTTGAGTGGTTTCATAGTCACCAGAAACCGTTCCATTGATTCCCTCATCTGCTACCAAGATACGGCCTTTCAGACCGATAGATTTACAGAAGGCCAGATGATCAGCTGCAAATTTCTCAGCATTCTCAATCGGAACATATTTGTAGTAAAGTAGGACGCGAATATCTTTTGCCATAAGATTTCAACTCTCTTTTCTCTATAAAATTTTCTGAATTTTTTAATTCATCTATTTATTATAACGCGAGAAGAAAAGCTGGGCAAAATATTTGTTTGAAAAATAGCAGAGCTGGAAAGTTTAAGCGAGAAGGACAAGTTATCACTCTTCTTCCAATTGATCCAAATACTTCTCAAAGCGCTTTTTCTGCCATTTATTTATATACTCCAAGAAAATATTGACCAGCAGCATAAAGGGAAAGTGAATGACAAACGTAATAAAAATAACAAATAGAAACATGGGGTGAAAAACACTGTTATGATAAATAACATGATTCAGTTGGAAATTCTGGCAGGCAATCAAAAGAGTTAGAGACCCCGTCCAAGCTGCTATACCCCAAATAGTCAGACTGAAACTATTGTAATAATTGGCTCCCAGATACTGAGCCCGAAAGAAGAAATATAAGCAGGCGATAATGATCAAAACCAAGAAGGGCTGATAGTTAATGGCTCTAGCATTCATAGCTACAGAACCAGCATATAAGGCTAAACCACCATACAAGAAGAGACTAAAAGCCTCCATACCAGCCTTATTAACCAGCTGCTCTTCCCGCTCGTCCAAGATCTGTCGTTTAATAAGTTTAATTTTCATGACTAGTCCTTTCTCTATTCAATCCAAAACAATTGATCCAGCGTCTTATTGAGACATTTGCAAATCGCTAAGCATAAACTGAGACTGGGATTGTACTTACCTGCCTCAATCAGGCCAATGGTCTGGCGGGTCACTCCGATAGCATCTGCCAAGTCCCCCTGGGTCATATCATGCTCAGCTCGTGCCATTTTTAGTCTAAGATTTTTTGCCATGGTCATCATCCTTATCATTTTTCTTCTTTGTTGCTATGCCTAAAAGTGCACAACCAATTGTAATATCACTGCCAGCAAAAATAAGAAAAGTCTGATTTTGATTGTTCAGTCCTATAACCAAAAAAATGATACCCAAAACAAGCCAAATAAGTGGTGAATATATATTTTTGATGTTTTTCATATCGCTTCTCCCTTCATTTTTATAAGTCTATTATACAATATATTTTAAATAATGCAATATATAAATTACATTTTGTTTTTTATTTTGTACAAAAAAAGACTGGGAATTCTCCCAATCTTTCAATTTTTGATGTAATCAATCCTTTTTCAGACTTCCTGCGCGGGTGCGGGTGCGAGCGTAAGCAGTCAGCAAGACCGTACCGATGACTGCTACTGTCGCAGAATTCACCAGAATCGCTACAATACTTTGAGCAATAACCTTATTGACCGGCTCGCCAGACACAATCACGTCACCAATCGGGCCGATTAGCCAAGCGATTGCATTGGCTCCAAACTGAATCAAGTTAAAGCGGATAATATCCTTGACTTCAAATTTGCCATCTTCTACTTGGAAGAATTTTCTAAAGAAACCAACCAATAGACCAAAGACTCCGCTGCCAGCAATCCAGAACCACCAAAGTCCGCCACCACTCATAGCGTCTTTAATGGCATGGCCAATGAAGCCCATCAGGAAACCGACAATTGGTCCAAAGATGACGCTAAAAAGAGCTTGCAGAGGGTATTGGAGCTGGATACTGGTATTGGGTACAGGCGTTGGAATATTGATCATTCCGATGACCACGAATAGGGCAGCTCCAATTCCTGTTGCGACTACGTTTCTGATTGTATTATTTCTCATGTCCTTCTTCCTTAATTTTCAATTCTCTTGATTTCAATATGCCATTGGGCACCGACGCCAACATTGTAAGCCTTAGCAAAGGAACCTTGGTTAATCGCTAAGCCAACCCGATAGAGGGAGTTGATATAGAGGATAGGCTGGCCGATGCGGACATCCGCAAAGGACTTGCCATAGGTTACTTGGTTTTGATAAACCAGCATGTCATTGTTATAGATGGTA encodes:
- a CDS encoding ECF-type riboflavin transporter substrate-binding protein, producing the protein MRNNTIRNVVATGIGAALFVVIGMINIPTPVPNTSIQLQYPLQALFSVIFGPIVGFLMGFIGHAIKDAMSGGGLWWFWIAGSGVFGLLVGFFRKFFQVEDGKFEVKDIIRFNLIQFGANAIAWLIGPIGDVIVSGEPVNKVIAQSIVAILVNSATVAVIGTVLLTAYARTRTRAGSLKKD
- a CDS encoding helix-turn-helix transcriptional regulator — protein: MAKNLRLKMARAEHDMTQGDLADAIGVTRQTIGLIEAGKYNPSLSLCLAICKCLNKTLDQLFWIE